The following proteins are co-located in the Callithrix jacchus isolate 240 chromosome 10, calJac240_pri, whole genome shotgun sequence genome:
- the LOC144576469 gene encoding N-acyl-aromatic-L-amino acid amidohydrolase (carboxylate-forming)-like, translated as MCSLPVPREPLRHVAVAGGKHGNEMSGVYLVRHWLLAPAELQRPSFSAVPVLANPAATTACRRYVDRDLNRTFTSTFLNSRPTPDDPYEVTRARELNQLLGPKASGQAFDFVLDLHTSTANMGTCFIAESSHDVFALHLCRHLQVASAEHTAPEGRGKEGRDAQGINSKSEDSSVFAPPSR; from the exons ATGTGCTCACTGCCCGTGCCCCGGGAGCCCCTGCGCCACGTGGCGGTGGCGGGGGGCAAACACGGCAATGAGATGTCCGGCGTCTACCTGGTGCGGCACTGGCTGCTGGCCCCGGCAGAGCTGCAGAGACCCAGCTTCTCCGCAGTGCCGGTACTGGCCAACCCCGCAGCCACCACGGCCTGCCGCCGCTACGTGGACCGCGACCTCAACCGCACCTTCACCAGCACCTTCCTCAA TTCCAGGCCTACCCCGGATGACCCATACGAGGTGACGAGAGCCCGAGAGCTGAACCAGCTGCTGGGACCCAAGGCCTCGGGCCAGGCCTTTGACTTTGTCCTTGACCTGCACACCAGCACGGCCAACATGGGCACCTGCTTCATCGCAGAGTCCTCCCACGACGTCTTTGCCTTGCACCTGTGCCGCCATCTGCAGGTGGCCTCGGCCGAGCATACTGCCccagaggggagagggaaggagggcaggGATGCTCAGGGAATCAATTCAAAATCAGAAGACAGTTCTGTATTTGCACCTCCAAGCAGGTGA
- the LOC118145542 gene encoding aldehyde dehydrogenase family 3 member B2, with product MSKEEGGSAVKGPGAEPTLGTDPFEDTLRRLREAFHSGCTRPAAFRAEQLQALGRFLQENKQLLHDALAQDLHKSAFDSDISELIICQNEINLALKNLQAWMKDTPASTNLFTKLDSAFVRKEPFGLVLIIAPWNLPMNLSLVPLVGALAAGNCVVLKPSEISRGTEKVLAEVLPRYLDQSCFAVVLGGPEETGQLLKHKFDYIFFTGSPRVGKIVMTAAAKHLTPVTLELGGKNPCYVDDDCDAQIVANRVAWFRYFNAGQTCVAPDYLLCSPEMQERLLPALQSAITRFYGDDPQSSPNLGRIINQKQFQRLRALLGCGRVAIGGQSDECDRYIAPTVLVDVQETEPVMQEEIFGPILPIMNVQGMDEAIEFINRREKPLALYAFSNSSQVVNQMLERTSSGSFGGNEGFIYMTLPSLPLGGVGHSGTGRYHGKFTFDTFSHHRACLLCPAGLEELNNIRYPPYSHSMQELVRWALGSHSCTLL from the exons GACGGACCCCTTTGAGGACACGCTGCGGCGACTGAGGGAGGCCTTCCACTCGGGGTGCACTCGGCCGGCCGCGTTCCGGGCTGAGCAACTCCAGGCTCTCGGCCGCTTCCTTCAAGAAAACAAGCAGCTTCTGCACGACGCGCTGGCCCAGGACCTGCACAAG TCAGCCTTCGATTCAGACATATCTGAGCTCATCATTTGCCAGAATGAGATCAACCTCGCTCTCAAGAACCTGCAGGCCTGGATGAAGGACACGCCAGCGTCCACAAACTTG TTCACAAAGCTGGACTCAGCCTTCGTCCGGAAGGAGCCCTTTGGCCTGGTCCTCATCATCGCACCCTGGAACTTACCCATGAACCTCAGCCTGGTGCCCCTGGTGGGCGCTCTCGCCGCAG GGAACTGCGTGGTGCTGAAACCATCAGAAATCAGTCGGGGCACAGAGAAGGTGTTGGCTGAGGTGCTGCCGCGGTACCTGGACCAG AGCTGCTTTGCCGTGGTGCTGGGCGGGCCTGAGGAGACGGGGCAGCTGCTGAAGCACAAGTTCGACTACATCTTCTTCACAG GGAGCCCTCGCGTGGGCAAGATTGTCATGACTGCCGCCGCCAAGCACCTGACGCCCGTCACCCTGGAGCTGGGGGGCAAGAACCCCTGCTATGTGGACGATGACTGTGACGCCCAGATCGTGGCCAACCGCGTGGCCTGGTTCCGCTACTTCAACGCCGGCCAGACCTGCGTGGCCCCTGACTACCTCTTGTGTAGCCCTGAGATGCAGGAGAGGCTGCTGCCTGCCCTGCAGAGCGCCATCACCCGTTTCTATGGCGACGACCCCCAGAGCTCCCCAAATCTGGGCCGCATCATCAACCAGAAACAGTTCCAGCGGCTGCGGGCACTGCTGGGCTGCGGCCGCGTGGCCATTGGGGGCCAGAGCGACGAGTGCGATCGCTACATCG CCCCCACGGTGCTGGTGGATGTGCAGGAGACGGAGCCGGTGATGCAGGAGGAGATCTTCGGGCCCATCCTACCCATCATGAACGTGCAGGGCATGGACGAGGCCATCGAGTTCATCAACCGGAGGGAGAAGCCCCTGGCCCTGTACGCCTTCTCCAACAGCAGCCAG GTTGTGAACCAGATGTTGGAGCGGACCAGCAGTGGCAGCTTTGGAGGCAATGAGGGCTTCATCTACATGACTCTGCCGTCCCTGCCGCTGGGGGGCGTCG GCCACAGCGGGACGGGCCGGTACCACGGCAAGTTCACCTTCGACACCTTCTCCCACCACCGCGCCTGCCTGCTCTGCCCCGCTGGCCTAGAGGAGCTCAACAACATCCGCTACCCTCCCTATTCCCACAGCATGCAGGAGCTGGTCCGCTGGGCCCTGGGCTCCCACAGCTGCACCCTCCTGTGA